In one Drosophila pseudoobscura strain MV-25-SWS-2005 chromosome X, UCI_Dpse_MV25, whole genome shotgun sequence genomic region, the following are encoded:
- the mRRF1 gene encoding ribosome-recycling factor, mitochondrial, which produces MLRNTLHLIALGGRQDPVRRSLLPCTARLLPVEKREQPQQIQTGLLQARGYAKGKDKKKEKGGKGKAGKVEINEQQLREIINLDSLNTQMERSVQQMKEDFIKHLSLRSTSGAIDTLRIKVDGDEHELQELAQISRKNPKTIIVNMIAFPQTIPDVLRAIEKSGMNLNPQQDGTTLFIPIPKVTKEHRENLSKNAKALFVKYRDAIRNVQNDHIRKLKKQPDVGKDDAFAAQTQVTAIGDKFIAEADKLLASKQKELLGDN; this is translated from the coding sequence ATGCTCAGGAATACGCTGCATTTAATAGCCCTGGGTGGGCGCCAGGATCCAGTGCGGCGGTCACTGCTCCCTTGCACCGCCAGACTGTTGCCGGTAGAGAAGCgggagcagccgcagcaaatACAGACCGGCTTGTTGCAGGCGCGCGGTTATGCAAAAGGCAAGGACAAAAAGAAGGAGAAAGGCGGCAAAGGAAAGGCGGGAAAAGTGGAAATCAATGAGCAGCAACTGCGAGAGATTATCAACTTGGACAGCCTCAACACACAAATGGAAAGGTCGGTGCAGCAGATGAAGGAGGACTTTATCAAGCACCTGTCGCTACGCTCTACCAGCGGAGCCATTGACACGCTGCGCATCAAAGTGGACGGCGATGAGCACGAGCTCCAGGAGCTGGCACAGATATCGCGAAAGAATCCTAAGACGATTATTGTCAATATGATTGCCTTTCCCCAAACCATTCCCGACGTACTGAGGGCCATCGAGAAGAGCGGCATGAATCTAAATCCCCAGCAGGACGGCACGACACTGTTCATACCCATACCCAAGGTGACCAAGGAGCACCGCGAGAATCTGTCCAAGAACGCCAAGGCTCTGTTCGTCAAGTACCGGGATGCCATACGAAACGTTCAGAACGACCACATTCGAAAACTGAAGAAGCAGCCGGACGTCGGCAAAGATGATGCCTTTGCTGCCCAGACCCAGGTCACGGCCATTGGGGATAAGTTCATTGCCGAAGCGGATAAGCTGCTGGCCAGCAAGCAGAAGGAGCTGCTTGGCGATAATTAA